In Gemmatimonadetes bacterium T265, one DNA window encodes the following:
- a CDS encoding agmatinase, producing MPLLPFSGIATFARARHAPLGAEWTADAAVLGVPFDAAVGFRPGQRFAPRAVREASLRYALPPEGFYDLRTDRVRLAGLALVDAGDVDLPSLEPELARARIEADARVLRRQARLPVFLGGDHSVTASTLRAFDDVPALHVVQLDAHLDFTDVRNDTRWSNSSPFRRAAEAMPNLVRVTTLGLRGLRFDREAVTAARARGHVLVPMWELGEEAGVAAALERLPAGEAVYLSLDVDALDPAVMPGTSSPEPDGMTAALARRIVEATAARNTVVGVDLVELAPGLDPSGNSALLAARLVMDVLAAVFG from the coding sequence ATGCCCCTCCTTCCCTTCTCCGGCATCGCCACCTTCGCCCGCGCGCGCCACGCCCCGCTCGGCGCCGAGTGGACGGCGGACGCGGCGGTGTTAGGCGTTCCGTTCGACGCGGCGGTGGGCTTTCGCCCCGGCCAGCGCTTCGCGCCGCGCGCCGTCCGCGAGGCGTCGCTTCGCTACGCGCTCCCGCCCGAAGGGTTCTACGACCTGCGCACCGACCGCGTGCGCCTCGCCGGGCTCGCGCTCGTCGACGCGGGGGACGTGGACCTGCCGAGCCTCGAGCCCGAGCTGGCGCGCGCGCGGATCGAGGCGGATGCGCGGGTGCTCCGCCGGCAGGCGCGGCTCCCCGTCTTTCTTGGCGGCGACCACAGCGTCACCGCGTCGACGCTCCGCGCCTTCGACGACGTGCCCGCGCTCCACGTGGTGCAGCTCGACGCGCACCTCGATTTCACCGACGTGCGCAACGACACGCGCTGGTCGAACTCGAGCCCGTTCCGGCGCGCGGCGGAGGCGATGCCGAACCTCGTCCGGGTCACCACGTTAGGCCTGCGGGGGCTGCGCTTCGACCGCGAGGCCGTGACCGCGGCGCGCGCGCGCGGGCACGTGCTCGTGCCGATGTGGGAGCTGGGGGAGGAGGCCGGGGTCGCCGCCGCGCTGGAGCGGCTGCCCGCGGGCGAGGCCGTGTACCTCTCGCTCGACGTCGACGCGCTCGACCCCGCGGTCATGCCCGGCACGTCGAGCCCGGAGCCCGACGGGATGACGGCCGCGCTCGCGCGGCGGATCGTGGAGGCGACGGCGGCGCGGAACACGGTCGTCGGCGTCGACCTGGTGGAGCTGGCGCCGGGGCTGGACCCGAGCGGGAACAGCGCGCTGCTCGCGGCGCGGCTCGTGATGGACGTGCTGGCGGCGGTGTTCGGGTGA
- the hutU gene encoding urocanate hydratase, with translation MTAAPVVRAPRGPTRTARGWIQEAAKRMLMNNLDPEVAEHPEQLVVYGGRGKAARDWESYHRIVRTLDRLGDDETLLVQSGKPVAVLETHPMAPRVLIANSNLVPKWATWEEFDRLDALGLMMYGQMTAGSWIYIGTQGILQGTYETFAAAAARHFGGTLAGTITLTAGLGGMGGAQPLAVTMAGGVALCVEVDPSRIRRRLDTRYLDEVATSLEDAVRRAEAAKRERRALSIGLLGNAAEVLPRLVALGFTPDLVTDQTSAHDPMIGYLPPAGADEDVARLRAEAPQEYLARARDAMATHVRAILEMRRRGAVAFDYGNNLRAQAKMAGVEDAFDYPGFVPAFIRDSFCEGRGPFRWVALSGDPADIAATDRALLELFPDDARLQQWLGWAGERIAFQGLPARICWLGYRERDRAGLLFNQMVRDGRLKAPVVIGRDHLDAGSVASPYRETEAMLDGSDAVSDWALLNFAVGVASGAAWMSFHHGGGVGMGYSQHAGLVAVADGSREADERLRRCLTNDPAIGVVRHADAGYDKARRVARERGLDLPSVDGGGEQ, from the coding sequence GTGACCGCCGCCCCGGTGGTCCGCGCCCCCCGCGGCCCGACCCGCACCGCCCGCGGCTGGATTCAGGAGGCCGCGAAGCGCATGCTCATGAACAACCTCGACCCCGAGGTGGCCGAGCACCCGGAGCAGCTCGTCGTCTACGGCGGGCGGGGGAAGGCGGCGCGCGACTGGGAGAGCTACCACCGCATCGTGCGCACGCTCGACCGGCTCGGCGACGACGAGACGCTCCTCGTGCAGAGCGGGAAGCCCGTGGCGGTGCTCGAGACGCACCCGATGGCGCCGCGGGTGCTGATCGCCAACTCCAACCTCGTGCCGAAGTGGGCGACGTGGGAAGAGTTCGACCGGCTGGACGCGTTAGGCCTGATGATGTACGGGCAGATGACCGCCGGGTCGTGGATCTACATCGGCACGCAGGGGATCCTCCAGGGGACGTACGAGACGTTCGCCGCGGCCGCCGCGCGCCACTTCGGCGGCACGCTCGCCGGGACGATCACACTCACCGCGGGGCTCGGCGGGATGGGGGGCGCGCAGCCGCTCGCGGTGACGATGGCCGGCGGCGTCGCGCTCTGCGTCGAGGTCGACCCGTCGCGCATCCGGCGCCGGCTCGACACGCGCTACCTCGACGAGGTCGCGACGTCGCTGGAGGACGCCGTGCGGCGCGCGGAGGCGGCGAAGCGCGAGCGCCGCGCGCTCTCGATCGGCCTGTTAGGCAACGCGGCGGAGGTGCTGCCGCGACTCGTCGCGCTGGGGTTCACGCCCGACCTCGTCACCGACCAGACGAGCGCGCACGACCCGATGATCGGCTACCTCCCGCCGGCGGGGGCGGACGAGGACGTCGCCCGGCTGCGCGCGGAGGCGCCGCAGGAGTACCTCGCGCGGGCGCGCGACGCGATGGCGACGCACGTGCGGGCGATCCTGGAGATGCGGCGGCGCGGCGCGGTGGCCTTCGACTACGGCAACAACCTGCGCGCGCAGGCGAAGATGGCCGGCGTCGAGGACGCGTTCGACTACCCGGGGTTCGTGCCCGCCTTCATCCGCGACTCGTTCTGCGAGGGGCGCGGCCCCTTCCGCTGGGTCGCGCTCTCGGGCGACCCGGCCGACATCGCGGCGACCGACCGCGCGCTGCTCGAGCTCTTCCCCGACGACGCGCGGCTGCAGCAGTGGTTAGGCTGGGCGGGGGAGCGAATCGCGTTCCAGGGGCTCCCCGCGCGCATCTGCTGGCTGGGGTACCGCGAGCGGGACCGGGCGGGGCTCCTGTTCAACCAGATGGTGCGCGACGGGCGGCTCAAGGCGCCGGTCGTGATCGGGCGCGATCACCTCGACGCGGGGTCGGTGGCGAGCCCGTACCGCGAGACGGAGGCGATGCTCGACGGGTCCGACGCGGTGAGCGACTGGGCGCTGCTCAACTTCGCCGTCGGGGTGGCGAGCGGGGCGGCGTGGATGAGCTTCCACCACGGCGGAGGGGTGGGAATGGGGTACTCGCAGCACGCGGGACTCGTGGCCGTCGCGGACGGGTCGCGCGAGGCGGACGAGCGGCTCCGGCGGTGCCTGACCAACGACCCGGCGATAGGCGTCGTTAGGCACGCGGACGCGGGGTACGACAAGGCGCGGCGGGTGGCGCGCGAGCGCGGGCTCGACCTGCCGAGCGTGGACGGGGGTGGCGAGCAGTGA
- the gaa_3 gene encoding glutaryl-7-ACA acylase, which translates to MRLLPRLAVALLGAASFLSHAGPAPAQAPSAERAALDSAFTRQEVKIPMRDGAGLFTVILTPRRAGAGALPILLSRTPYGTNNWGGTSGILYGFRELMDDGYVFVFQDIRGRHQSEGAYVMNHPPADHRDPKAVDESTDAYDTIDWLVKHVPGNNGRVGELGISYPGWLTNMATLDPHPALKAVSPQATMGDGWVGDDFFHNGAFRLSVGLEYAWQMEASSDESVVPAPARYDTYDWYRSFPTHRDLARAVGAEHWPSWRMFEAHPAYDTTWQARAVTRALTHTRVPTLTVGGFWDQEDVYGPQATYRVLERTDTAGTNHLVLGPWYHGEWFIEAGDSLGNVHFGGPTGAEFRRDLEAKWFRYWLHGKGDGPDNGLHLPEATVYDAGAGRWRTYDRWPAAGARPVKLYLRSGGRLSFDAPTADEPADAFVSDPAHPVPYRPRPVEWEYDPRGSRWTRWRTEDQRFVEGRPDVLTWQTGRLDHDMTVAGDVTARLFASTTGTDADWVVKLIDVYPDSVPERPAMGGYELMVASEITRGRYRTSRERPAPLTPNATLAYAVDLHQQAYTFRAGHRMMVQVQSSWFPLYDRNPQTFVPNIFYARAGDYRAETHRVAHTPAAPSHVEMLALP; encoded by the coding sequence ATGCGTCTCCTTCCCCGCCTCGCCGTCGCACTCCTCGGCGCCGCGTCGTTCCTCTCGCACGCGGGCCCCGCGCCGGCGCAGGCGCCGTCGGCGGAGCGCGCCGCGCTCGACTCGGCCTTCACGCGGCAGGAGGTCAAGATCCCGATGCGCGACGGCGCGGGCCTCTTCACGGTGATTCTCACGCCGCGGCGCGCCGGGGCGGGGGCGCTGCCGATCCTCCTCTCGCGCACGCCCTACGGCACGAACAACTGGGGCGGGACCTCGGGCATCCTCTACGGCTTCCGCGAGCTGATGGACGACGGCTACGTGTTCGTCTTCCAGGACATCCGCGGGCGGCACCAGAGCGAGGGCGCGTACGTGATGAACCACCCGCCCGCCGACCACCGCGACCCGAAGGCGGTCGACGAGAGTACCGACGCCTACGACACGATCGACTGGCTCGTGAAGCACGTGCCGGGCAACAACGGGCGCGTCGGCGAGCTCGGGATCTCGTACCCGGGGTGGCTCACGAACATGGCGACCCTCGACCCGCACCCGGCGCTCAAGGCGGTGAGCCCGCAGGCGACGATGGGCGACGGGTGGGTAGGGGACGACTTCTTCCACAACGGCGCATTCCGCCTCTCGGTCGGGCTGGAGTACGCGTGGCAGATGGAGGCGAGTAGCGACGAAAGCGTCGTGCCCGCGCCGGCGCGCTACGACACGTACGACTGGTACCGCTCGTTCCCGACGCACCGCGACCTCGCGCGCGCGGTGGGCGCCGAGCACTGGCCGAGCTGGCGGATGTTCGAGGCGCACCCGGCGTACGACACGACGTGGCAGGCGCGCGCGGTGACGCGGGCGCTCACGCACACGCGCGTGCCGACGCTCACCGTGGGCGGCTTCTGGGACCAGGAGGACGTCTACGGCCCGCAGGCGACGTACCGCGTGCTCGAGCGCACGGACACCGCAGGCACCAACCACCTCGTGCTCGGGCCGTGGTACCACGGCGAGTGGTTCATCGAGGCGGGTGACTCGTTAGGCAACGTGCACTTCGGCGGCCCCACGGGCGCGGAGTTCCGGCGCGACCTGGAGGCGAAGTGGTTCCGGTACTGGTTGCACGGTAAGGGGGACGGGCCCGATAACGGCTTACACCTTCCGGAGGCGACGGTGTACGACGCGGGGGCGGGGCGGTGGCGCACGTACGACCGCTGGCCGGCGGCGGGCGCGCGGCCCGTGAAGCTGTACCTGCGCTCGGGCGGGCGGCTGTCGTTCGACGCGCCGACGGCGGACGAGCCGGCGGACGCGTTCGTGAGCGACCCCGCACACCCGGTGCCCTACCGCCCGCGCCCGGTCGAGTGGGAGTACGACCCGCGCGGCTCGCGCTGGACGCGCTGGCGCACCGAGGACCAGCGCTTCGTCGAGGGGCGCCCGGACGTGCTCACCTGGCAGACGGGGCGGCTGGACCACGACATGACGGTCGCGGGGGACGTCACCGCCCGCCTGTTCGCGTCGACCACGGGCACCGACGCGGACTGGGTCGTGAAGCTGATCGACGTCTACCCGGACTCGGTGCCGGAGCGGCCGGCGATGGGCGGGTACGAGCTGATGGTCGCGAGCGAGATCACGCGCGGGCGCTACCGGACGAGCCGCGAGCGGCCGGCGCCGCTCACGCCTAACGCGACGCTCGCCTACGCGGTCGACCTGCACCAGCAGGCGTACACCTTCAGGGCCGGGCACCGCATGATGGTGCAGGTGCAGAGCTCGTGGTTCCCGCTCTACGACCGCAACCCGCAGACGTTCGTGCCGAACATCTTCTACGCGCGGGCGGGGGACTACCGGGCAGAGACGCACCGCGTGGCGCACACGCCGGCGGCGCCGTCGCACGTGGAGATGTTGGCGCTGCCGTGA
- a CDS encoding aminoglycoside N(6')-acetyltransferase type 1, which yields MRMDVRPYTPPDRAEWLRVRRALWPDSDAEDARAWLARDDVAVFVAARPGGAGLAGFAEVGARAYADGCATSPVGYLEGWYVDPDVRRSGVGAALVRAAEAWARGRGYAELASDALLDNVGSQRAHVALGFDEVERSVTYRKAL from the coding sequence GTGCGCATGGACGTCCGGCCCTACACCCCGCCCGACCGCGCCGAGTGGCTGCGGGTGCGGCGCGCGCTCTGGCCCGACTCGGACGCGGAGGACGCGCGGGCGTGGCTCGCCCGCGACGACGTGGCGGTGTTCGTCGCGGCGCGGCCGGGCGGCGCGGGGCTCGCCGGCTTCGCCGAGGTCGGGGCGCGGGCGTACGCCGACGGCTGCGCGACGAGCCCGGTCGGGTACCTGGAAGGGTGGTACGTCGACCCGGACGTCCGCCGGTCGGGCGTGGGGGCGGCGCTCGTGCGCGCGGCGGAGGCGTGGGCGCGCGGCCGGGGGTACGCCGAGCTGGCGTCCGACGCGCTGCTCGACAACGTGGGGTCGCAGCGCGCGCACGTCGCGCTCGGGTTCGACGAGGTCGAGCGGTCGGTCACGTACCGTAAGGCGCTGTAG
- the hutH gene encoding histidine ammonia-lyase: MPAQRSVAPARPRDRQSAGAAPVVVGEPITLDDVVRVARHRAPVALAPAALERVRASRAFVERIVADGRTAYGINTGFGRLAHVRIAAEDVRALQRHLVLSHAVGVGAPLPAEVVRAMLLLRAQSLAVGHSGIRPETLQLLLDCLDRGVHPVVPAQGSVGASGDLAPLAHVALTLIGEGEAELGGAVLPAADALARAGLAPAVLDAKEGLALINGTQAMTALGALAVADGLALATCADVAGAMSLEALQGTLAAFDPRVAELRPHPGAAAAAENVRRLGAGSGIHAAHADCPKVQDAYSLRCIPQVHGATRDALAHAAEVLEREANSVTDNPLLFPDDRGPDDRGPDGRAGRVLSAGNFHGQPVALAMDYAKLAVAELANISERRTAHLLDPAVSDGLPAFLTPRQGLNSGLMIVQYTAASLVSENKVLAHPASADSIPTSANQEDHVSMGTTSARHARQVVEHAQWVVAIELLCAAQALEFRRPLEPAPGTGAAYEAVRAVVPALDGDRALQADLRAVYALVADGAVVRAAEAAVGVLR, from the coding sequence GTGCCCGCCCAGCGTTCGGTAGCTCCCGCCCGGCCCCGCGACCGCCAGTCCGCCGGCGCCGCACCCGTCGTCGTCGGCGAGCCGATCACGCTCGACGACGTCGTGCGCGTCGCGCGCCACCGCGCGCCGGTCGCACTCGCCCCCGCGGCGCTCGAGCGCGTGCGCGCGAGCCGGGCGTTCGTCGAGCGGATCGTCGCCGACGGGCGCACGGCGTACGGCATCAACACGGGCTTCGGCCGGCTCGCGCACGTGCGCATCGCGGCCGAAGACGTGCGCGCGCTGCAGCGGCACCTCGTCCTCTCGCACGCGGTCGGCGTCGGCGCGCCGCTGCCGGCCGAAGTCGTGCGCGCGATGCTCCTGCTCCGGGCGCAGAGCCTCGCCGTCGGCCACAGCGGCATCCGCCCCGAGACGCTGCAACTCCTGCTCGACTGCCTCGACCGCGGCGTGCACCCCGTCGTCCCCGCGCAGGGCTCGGTGGGCGCGAGCGGCGACCTCGCCCCGCTCGCGCACGTCGCGCTCACGCTCATCGGCGAGGGCGAGGCGGAGTTGGGCGGCGCGGTGCTCCCCGCGGCCGACGCGCTCGCGCGGGCCGGGCTCGCCCCCGCGGTGCTCGACGCCAAGGAAGGGCTCGCGCTCATCAACGGCACCCAGGCGATGACCGCGCTCGGCGCCCTCGCCGTCGCCGACGGGCTCGCGCTTGCGACCTGCGCCGACGTGGCGGGCGCGATGTCGCTCGAGGCGCTCCAGGGCACGCTCGCCGCCTTCGACCCGCGCGTCGCGGAGCTGCGGCCACACCCGGGCGCGGCCGCGGCCGCGGAGAACGTGCGGCGGCTCGGCGCCGGGAGCGGCATCCACGCCGCGCACGCCGACTGCCCCAAGGTGCAGGACGCCTACAGCCTGCGCTGCATCCCGCAGGTGCACGGCGCCACGCGCGACGCGCTCGCCCACGCGGCGGAGGTGTTGGAGCGTGAGGCGAACAGCGTCACCGACAACCCGCTGCTCTTTCCAGATGACCGTGGGCCGGACGACCGCGGGCCGGACGGCCGCGCGGGCCGCGTGCTGTCGGCCGGCAACTTCCACGGGCAGCCGGTGGCGCTCGCGATGGACTATGCGAAGCTGGCGGTGGCCGAGCTGGCGAACATCTCCGAGCGGCGGACGGCGCACCTGCTGGACCCCGCGGTGTCGGACGGGCTGCCCGCGTTCCTCACGCCGCGCCAGGGGCTCAACTCGGGGCTGATGATCGTGCAGTACACGGCCGCGAGCCTCGTGAGCGAGAACAAGGTGCTCGCGCACCCGGCGAGCGCCGACAGCATTCCGACGAGCGCCAACCAGGAGGACCACGTCTCGATGGGAACGACGAGCGCGCGGCACGCGCGGCAGGTCGTCGAGCACGCGCAGTGGGTGGTCGCGATCGAGCTGTTGTGCGCGGCGCAGGCGCTGGAGTTCCGGCGGCCACTGGAGCCGGCGCCCGGGACCGGGGCGGCCTACGAGGCCGTACGCGCCGTCGTGCCGGCGCTCGACGGTGACCGCGCGTTGCAGGCGGACCTGCGCGCGGTGTACGCCCTCGTCGCGGACGGCGCGGTGGTTCGCGCAGCGGAGGCAGCAGTCGGCGTGCTGCGATGA
- a CDS encoding amino acid amidase: protein MRPAALLPAALVVLGARAALTPATRPAATPAPPREGYVVAADSTRLYYRVEGSGHDTIIAVHGGPGVDLESIRADFAPLTRAHVVVFYDQRGTGRSTLPADTTRLSATTQISDLDAVRRHFGLARVALVAHSYGPLLAATYALAHPAAVSRMVFFGGVPPRRGDYEQAYERTMNAHLDSTQRARLADAGRRLADPAADARQACRDYWAVALRPRLAEPDRTLPLLRSDLCTADGRAIRYGLTVTNPTVMATYGDWDLRPGLRTLDTPTLVVHGEADAIPLENVREWAAVMPHARLVPVPNAGHFAYAERPDVVWPVVLRFLAR from the coding sequence ATGCGCCCCGCCGCCCTCCTCCCCGCCGCGCTCGTCGTCCTCGGCGCGCGCGCCGCGCTCACCCCCGCAACGCGCCCCGCCGCGACGCCCGCCCCGCCGCGCGAGGGCTACGTCGTCGCCGCCGACTCGACGCGGCTCTACTACCGCGTCGAGGGGAGCGGGCACGACACGATCATCGCCGTGCACGGCGGGCCGGGGGTCGACCTGGAGAGCATTCGGGCCGACTTCGCGCCGCTCACGCGCGCGCACGTCGTCGTCTTCTACGACCAGCGCGGCACCGGGCGCTCGACGCTCCCCGCCGACACGACGCGGCTGAGCGCGACGACCCAGATCAGCGACCTCGACGCGGTGCGCCGCCACTTCGGGCTCGCGCGGGTCGCGCTCGTCGCCCACTCGTACGGCCCGCTGCTCGCCGCGACGTACGCGCTCGCGCACCCGGCGGCGGTGTCGCGGATGGTCTTCTTCGGCGGCGTGCCGCCGCGGCGCGGCGACTACGAGCAGGCGTACGAGCGGACGATGAACGCGCACCTCGACAGCACCCAGCGCGCGCGGCTCGCCGACGCCGGCCGGCGGCTCGCCGACCCCGCGGCCGACGCGCGGCAGGCGTGCCGCGACTACTGGGCCGTCGCGCTCCGCCCGCGGCTGGCCGAGCCGGACCGGACGCTCCCGCTGCTCCGCTCGGACCTCTGCACGGCCGACGGGCGCGCCATCCGGTATGGCCTAACGGTCACCAACCCGACCGTGATGGCGACGTACGGCGACTGGGACCTGCGGCCGGGGCTGCGCACGCTCGACACCCCGACGCTCGTCGTGCACGGCGAGGCGGACGCGATCCCGCTCGAGAACGTCCGGGAGTGGGCGGCGGTGATGCCGCACGCGCGGCTCGTGCCCGTGCCGAACGCGGGGCACTTCGCGTACGCCGAACGGCCGGACGTCGTGTGGCCGGTCGTACTGCGATTCCTCGCGCGGTGA
- a CDS encoding homoserine O-acetyltransferase has product MRTLFAAALALAVPAAGRAQREDPDPAAVHEFVLSNFRTESGVVLPRARVVYGTYGHLNARHDNAVLLPSHYMATHRGYEWLIGPGRALDTTRLFLVATELFGNGHSSSPSNTPEPFHGPRFPVTTIRDNVEAVHRLLVDSLGITHLRAVVGFSMGAQQAFQWAVSYPAFMDRVVATSGTAKTYPHGVVRLEGQIAALTADEAFKGGDYTAPPTKGLEAFAVVWTGWLYSQEWWRRELWRTGAPAGTTFAQVLDEYRTHFIPGADANDLILQMRTWERHDVGATPGMAGDVERALRSVRVPVLYMPSETDLYFPLGDARYEQALIPGVTFAPIPSLWGHTAGAASNPEDARFLNATIGRFLAGDAAGGGAPAGPRRAPAGR; this is encoded by the coding sequence ATGCGTACCCTGTTCGCCGCCGCCCTCGCGCTCGCCGTCCCCGCCGCCGGCCGCGCGCAGCGCGAGGACCCCGACCCGGCCGCGGTCCACGAGTTCGTCCTGTCGAACTTCCGCACCGAGAGCGGCGTCGTGCTGCCGCGGGCGCGGGTCGTCTACGGCACGTACGGGCACCTGAACGCGCGGCACGACAACGCGGTCCTCCTACCGTCGCACTACATGGCGACGCACCGCGGCTACGAGTGGCTCATCGGCCCCGGGCGCGCGCTCGACACGACGCGGCTCTTCCTCGTCGCGACGGAGCTGTTCGGCAACGGGCACTCGTCGTCGCCGAGCAACACGCCCGAGCCGTTCCACGGGCCGCGCTTCCCGGTGACGACGATCCGGGACAACGTCGAGGCGGTGCACCGCCTGCTCGTCGATTCATTAGGCATCACGCACCTGCGCGCGGTGGTCGGGTTCTCGATGGGCGCGCAGCAGGCGTTCCAGTGGGCGGTGAGCTACCCGGCGTTCATGGACCGCGTGGTCGCGACGTCGGGCACGGCGAAGACGTACCCGCACGGGGTGGTGCGGCTGGAGGGGCAGATCGCGGCGCTCACGGCGGACGAGGCGTTCAAGGGCGGCGACTACACCGCGCCGCCGACGAAGGGGCTGGAGGCGTTCGCGGTCGTCTGGACGGGGTGGCTGTACTCGCAGGAGTGGTGGCGGCGCGAGCTGTGGCGCACGGGCGCGCCCGCGGGGACGACGTTCGCGCAGGTGCTCGACGAGTACCGCACGCACTTCATCCCCGGCGCGGACGCGAACGACCTGATCCTGCAGATGCGCACGTGGGAGCGGCACGACGTCGGCGCGACGCCGGGGATGGCTGGCGACGTGGAGCGCGCGCTGCGGTCGGTCCGCGTGCCGGTGCTCTACATGCCCTCCGAGACGGACCTCTACTTTCCGTTAGGCGACGCGCGGTACGAGCAGGCGCTCATCCCCGGCGTCACGTTCGCGCCGATCCCGTCGCTCTGGGGGCACACGGCGGGGGCGGCGAGCAACCCCGAGGACGCGCGGTTCCTGAACGCGACGATCGGGCGGTTCCTGGCGGGGGACGCGGCGGGCGGCGGGGCGCCGGCCGGGCCCCGCCGGGCGCCCGCCGGACGTTAG
- the hutI gene encoding imidazolonepropionase, whose product MSVPAADLLVANVGQLATPLGPGPHRGLAQRALRVVPDAVVAVGDGVVAYAGPARDWRGEARATLDAGGAAVVPGLVDPHTHLVWAGDRLADFEARAAGVPYETILARGGGIRHTVRATAAATVETLVALARPRLAELARGGATTVEIKSGYGFTPDAELRSLEAIGGLRAEAGETTVVPTLLVHVPPADAAERAAYVADVCGALVPEAARRGLATAVDVFVEREAFTVAEADAIFGAARAHGLAVKLHADQFHAVGGVELAVRRGALSVDHLEASGPAQVAALAASATVATVLPGVTLHLGLPPAPGRALVDAGAAVAVGTDCNPGSSPLFSPALALALAVRLNGLAPAEALVAATANAAAALGLADRGWLGPGARADLLVLDAADWRELPYALGRPVVARAVVGGRAGAPAALS is encoded by the coding sequence GTGAGCGTCCCCGCCGCCGACCTCCTCGTCGCCAACGTCGGCCAGCTCGCCACGCCGTTAGGCCCGGGCCCGCACCGCGGCCTCGCGCAGCGCGCCCTCCGCGTCGTCCCCGACGCGGTCGTCGCCGTGGGCGACGGCGTCGTCGCCTACGCCGGCCCCGCGCGCGACTGGCGCGGCGAGGCGCGCGCCACACTCGACGCGGGCGGTGCGGCGGTCGTCCCCGGGCTCGTTGACCCGCACACGCACCTCGTCTGGGCCGGCGACCGGCTCGCCGACTTCGAGGCGCGCGCGGCGGGCGTGCCGTACGAGACGATCCTCGCGCGCGGGGGCGGGATCCGCCACACGGTGCGCGCGACCGCGGCGGCGACGGTCGAGACGCTCGTCGCCCTCGCGCGGCCGCGCCTCGCCGAGCTCGCGCGCGGGGGCGCGACGACGGTCGAGATCAAGTCGGGCTACGGCTTCACGCCGGACGCGGAGCTGCGCTCGCTCGAGGCGATCGGGGGTCTGCGCGCAGAGGCCGGCGAGACGACGGTCGTCCCGACGCTGCTCGTCCACGTGCCGCCCGCGGACGCGGCCGAGCGGGCGGCGTACGTCGCCGACGTCTGCGGCGCGCTCGTGCCGGAGGCGGCGCGGCGCGGGCTCGCCACGGCGGTCGACGTGTTCGTCGAGCGCGAGGCGTTCACGGTGGCCGAGGCGGACGCGATCTTCGGCGCGGCGCGTGCGCACGGGCTCGCCGTCAAGCTGCACGCCGACCAGTTCCACGCGGTCGGCGGCGTGGAGCTGGCGGTGCGGCGCGGCGCGCTGTCGGTCGACCACCTGGAGGCGTCGGGGCCGGCGCAGGTCGCGGCGCTCGCGGCCTCCGCTACCGTCGCGACCGTGCTCCCCGGCGTCACGCTCCACCTCGGCCTGCCTCCGGCGCCGGGGCGCGCGCTCGTCGACGCGGGCGCGGCGGTCGCGGTCGGCACCGACTGCAACCCGGGGTCGAGCCCACTCTTCTCCCCCGCGCTCGCCCTCGCGCTCGCCGTGCGGCTGAACGGCCTCGCCCCCGCCGAGGCGCTCGTCGCGGCGACCGCCAACGCGGCGGCCGCGTTAGGCCTCGCCGACCGCGGCTGGCTCGGCCCCGGCGCGCGCGCCGACCTCCTCGTGCTCGACGCCGCCGACTGGCGCGAGCTGCCCTACGCGCTCGGCCGGCCGGTCGTGGCGCGCGCGGTCGTCGGCGGACGCGCGGGCGCGCCCGCGGCGCTATCCTAA